The Aspergillus chevalieri M1 DNA, chromosome 5, nearly complete sequence genome includes a region encoding these proteins:
- the SUB8 gene encoding S8 family peptidase (COG:O;~EggNog:ENOG410PFG2;~InterPro:IPR023828,IPR000209,IPR034193,IPR010259, IPR022398,IPR015500,IPR036852,IPR037045;~MEROPS:MER0000356;~PFAM:PF00082,PF05922;~SECRETED:SignalP(1-16);~go_function: GO:0004252 - serine-type endopeptidase activity [Evidence IEA];~go_function: GO:0008236 - serine-type peptidase activity [Evidence IEA];~go_process: GO:0006508 - proteolysis [Evidence IEA]), which yields MKGIFSLSLLPLLTAASPVFVDSIHNEAAPVLSSMNSQEVPDSYIVVFKKHVKPSSASVHHSWVQDIHASQNERTELKKRSLFGFAEPEYLGLKHTFSVGESLLGYAGHFHEDVIEQVRRHPDVEFIEKDSAVHTMGDFHTLEESEVEKSAPWGLARISHRDSLSFGTFNKYLYAGEGGEGVDAYTIDTGINVDHVDFEGRAHWGKTIPNNDEDEDGNGHGTHCSGTIAGKKYGVAKKANVYAVKVLRSSGSGTMSDVIKGVEWAVEAHTKKVKAAKDGKAKGFKGSVANMSLGGGKSPVLEMAVDAGVDAGLHFAVAAGNDNADACGYSPAASEKAVTVGASTLADERAYFSNYGKCTDIFAPGLNILSTWTGSKHAVNTISGTSMASPHIAGLLAYFVSLQPSKDSAFAVADITPEKLKKDIISIATKGALDDIPSDTPNLLAWNGGGATNYSDIVSEGGYDASSKHASAEVTLDKMVNKAEKLTEELGAIYSEIKDAFVA from the exons ATGAAGGGCATCTTCAGCCTTTCGTTGCTCCCGTTGCTTACGGCTGCCTCCCCTGTCTTCGTTGACTCCATTCACAATGAAGCTGCCCCCGTTCTCTCATCCATGAACTCTCAGGAGGTCCCCGACTCATACATCGTCGTTTTCAAGAAGCACGTTAAACCCAGCTCCGCTTCTGTTCACCACAGCTGGGTGCAGGATATCCACGCTTCTCAGAATGAGCGTACTGAGCTGAAGAAGCGGTCGCTCTTTGGCTTCGCTGAACCTGAATACCTTGGTCTAAAGCATACATTCAGCGTTGGTGAATCTCTTTTGGGTTACGCTGGTCACTTCCACGAGGATGTGATCGAGCAAGTCCGCAGACACCCGGAT GTCGAGTTCATCGAGAAAGACTCCGCAGTCCACACCATGGGTGACTTCCACACGCTGGAAGAAAGTGAAGTCGAGAAGAGTGCTCCTTGGGGTCTGGCTCGTATTTCCCACCGGGACAGCCTCTCCTTTGGCACCTTCAACAAATATTTGTATGCTGGTGAGGGCGGCGAGGGTGTCGACGCCTACACCATTGACACTGGTATCAATGTTGACCACGTCGACTTCGAAGGTCGTGCTCACTGGGGCAAGACCATCCCCAACaacgatgaagatgaagatggcaATGGACACGGAACCCACTGCTCCGGAACTATTGCTGGCAAGAAGTACGGCGTCGCTAAAAAGGCCAACGTATACGCTGTCAAGGTCCTCAGATCCTCTGGCTCTGGTACCATGTCCGACGTCATCAAGGGTGTTGAGTGGGCCGTTGAGGCTCACACCAAGAAGGTCAAGGCTGCCAAGGATGGCAAGGCCAAGGGCTTCAAGGGTAGCGTTGCTAACATGAGTCTTGGTGGTGGCAAGTCCCCGGTTTTGGAGATGGCTGTCgatgctggtgttgatgCTGGTCTTCACTTCGCCGTTGCGGCTGGTAATGACAACGCTGACGCCTGCGGCTACTCTCCGGCTGCTTCCGAGAAGGCTGTGACTGTTGGCGCTTCTACTCTCGCTGACGAGCGTGCCTACTTCTCTAACTACGGCAAGTGCACAGACATCTTCGCCCCTGGTCTGAACATTCTGTCCACCTGGACCGGCAGCAAGCACGCTGTCAACACCATCTCGGGTACCTCCATGGCCTCGCCTCACATTGCTGGTCTCTTGGCCTACTTCGTCTCTCTCCAGCCTTCCAAGGACTCTGCCTTTGCTGTTGCCGACATCACTCCTGAGAAGCTCAAGAAGGACATCATCAGCATTGCCACCAAGGGAGCTCTCGATGACATCCCGTCCGATACCCCTAAC CTCCTTGCCTGGAACGGCGGTGGTGCCACCAACTACAGTGACATCGTCTCCGAGGGTGGCTACGACGCTTCTTCCAAGCATGCCTCTGCTGAGGTGACCCTTGACAAGATGGTCAACAAGGCCGAGAAACTCACCGAGGAGCTCGGTGCCATCTACAGCGAGATCAAGGATGCTTTTGTTGCTTAA
- a CDS encoding MmgE/PrpD family protein (COG:S;~EggNog:ENOG410PM2J;~InterPro:IPR042183,IPR036148,IPR042188,IPR005656;~PFAM:PF03972;~go_function: GO:0016829 - lyase activity [Evidence IEA]) yields MSTRTIANWSFSLTYSSLPLPIIQSAIQSFYNWTGCTVGGSAHPATTIARNALTPFFGAPISTLLGCEHKTTDAQHAALLNGIASHVHDYDDTHLETIIHPTGPVAAALLSIAETLQRPVSGEEFITALVAGIEVECKCGLAVWPSHYDVGWHITSTTGSIGAAVAVSKLLGLSPDQIAYAIGVAATQVTGLREMFGSHTKSFHPGRAAQNGLIAAILASNGYTSSLEALDAKRGWVNVVSNDNKLQNLVASLGKEGSWEIEKNSFKPFPCGIVIHPVIDGCIQLHPRLDGSGKRCQDITDVQLTVHPLVLELTGKTKPRDGLEAKFSVYHGAAIGLLLGKARPGQYEHAVVTDTEVISLRDKFHATADEKCRLDECHIMINFASADGVPAPIVKHVDHAVGSVHCPMSDNQLTEKFMDQCVPVLGLERAYGASGWCWALDRHKDIREIKNVF; encoded by the exons ATGTCCACCAGAACCATAGCGAATTGGTCCTTCTCCCTAACCTACTCCTCCCTACCACTCCCCATAATCCAATCCGCCATCCAATCCTTCTACAACTGGACCGGCTGCACCGTCGGTGGCAGCGCTCATCCCGCAACCACCATTGCCCGCAACGCACTAACCCCGTTTTTCGGCGCCCCGATATCGACTCTCCTCGGCTGCGAGCACAAGACAACAGATGCACAGCATGCTGCCCTGCTCAATGGAATCGCATCGCATGTGCACGACTACGATGATACGCATTTAGAGACGATAATCCACCCAACAGGCCCCGTCGCAGCGGCGCTCTTGAGTATCGCGGAGACGCTGCAGAGGCCGGTGTCGGGGGAGGAGTTTATCACTGCTCTGGTCGCTGGTATTGAAGTTGAATGTAAATGTGGACTGGCTGTGTGGCCAAGTCATTATGATGTTGGATG GCACATAACGAGCACCACCGGCTCCATCGGCGCCGCCGTGGCTGTCTCCAAACTTCTGGGTCTCTCTCCGGACCAAATTGCCTATGCGATTGGTGTCGCAGCGACGCAGGTAACAGGACTCAGAGAGATGTTCGGCTCACACACCAAGTCCTTCCACCCGGGCCGCGCAGCGCAGAATGGTCTTATTGCGGCCATCCTCGCTTCAAATGGGTACACAAGTTCTCTTGAAGCACTCGACGCGAAGCGCGGGTGGGTGAATGTTGTCAGTAACGACAACAAGCTCCAAAACCTAGTAGCTAGTCTGGGGAAGGAGGGATCCTGGGAGATTGAGAAGAACAGCTTCAAGCCGTTTCCGTGTGGGATTGTAATCCATCCGGTTATTGATGGGTGTATTCAGTTGCATCCTAGGCTTGATGGCAGTGGGAAAAGATGTCAGGATATTACGGATGTCCAGCTCACCGTGCATCCCCTTGTCTTGGAGTTGACGGGGAAGACGAAACCCCGGGATGGATTGGAGGCCAAGTTCAGTGTCTACCACGGCGCAGCTATTGGTTTACTCCTTGGTAAAGCGAGACCGGGTCAGTATGAGCATGCCGTCGTGACGGATACGGAGGTTATCAGTCTCAGGGACAAATTCCATGCCACAGCCGATGAGAAGTGTCGTCTGGATGAATGTCATATTATGATAAATTTCGCTTCTGCTGATGGTGTACCCGCGCCTATTGTGAAACATGTGGACCATGCCGTTGGGAGTGTGCATTGTCCGATGTCGGACAATCAGCTTACAGAGAAGTTCATGGATCAGTGTGTGCCAGTCCTGGGCCTGGAAAGGGCATACGGTGCTAGCGGGTGGTGTTGGGCGTTGGATAGACACAAGGATATCCGTGAGATAAAGAATGTTTTCTGA
- a CDS encoding uncharacterized protein (COG:S;~EggNog:ENOG410PU00;~InterPro:IPR011008,IPR009799;~go_function: GO:0016491 - oxidoreductase activity [Evidence IEA]), with translation MAQVLVVYPSGPSFDLDYYLKTHMPLVSSLWTSYGLQGWDVLTFPADAPYQVQATLRWKSLDDFNAAATSESAKPVFEDIPNFTAAQPILLKGDVVASS, from the exons aTGGCTCAAGTCCTCGTCGTCTACCCGTCCGGTCCGTCCTTCGATCTCGACTACTACCTCAAGACCCACATGCCCCTCGTCTCCTC CCTCTGGACATCGTATGGTCTTCAAGGCTGGGATGTCCTGACGTTCCCCGCCGATGCGCCGTATCAGGTGCAGGCCACTTTGAGATGGAAGAGCTTGGACGATTTCAATGCTGCGGCTACCAGCGAGTCGGCAAAGCCTGTCTTTGAAGATATTCCCAACTTTACTGCTGCGCAGCCGATTCTGCTTAAGGGGGATGTTGTTGCTAGCTCTTAA